One Rhodobium gokarnense DNA segment encodes these proteins:
- a CDS encoding transcriptional regulator, which produces MEQDNAPTVYILIGRAWREKSEDRGPGTAVNVVLGAPDDDGAVRRTLEALGENGFVEAELDKIGILTDVPEEEPFLQAYRDAMEGKMAVIAFTD; this is translated from the coding sequence ATGGAACAGGACAATGCGCCGACGGTCTACATCCTCATCGGCCGGGCCTGGCGGGAGAAATCGGAGGACCGGGGGCCGGGCACGGCCGTGAACGTCGTCCTCGGTGCCCCCGACGACGACGGCGCGGTGCGCCGCACGCTGGAGGCGCTCGGCGAAAACGGCTTCGTGGAGGCCGAGCTCGACAAGATCGGCATCCTCACCGACGTGCCGGAGGAGGAGCCGTTCCTGCAGGCCTATCGCGATGCGATGGAAGGCAAGATGGCGGTCATCGCTTTCACGGACTGA
- the rpsL gene encoding 30S ribosomal protein S12 — protein sequence MPTIQQLIRKPRKSPPKRNKVPAMEACPQKRGVCTRVYTTTPKKPNSALRKVAKVRLTNGFEVIGYIPGEGHNLQEHSVVMIRGGRVKDLPGVRYHILRGVLDTQGVKDRKQRRSKYGAKRPK from the coding sequence ATGCCGACGATTCAACAGCTGATCCGCAAGCCGCGGAAAAGCCCGCCCAAGCGCAACAAGGTGCCGGCCATGGAGGCCTGCCCCCAGAAGCGCGGCGTGTGCACGCGCGTCTACACGACCACCCCGAAGAAGCCGAACTCGGCGCTTCGCAAGGTCGCCAAGGTGCGCCTCACCAACGGCTTTGAGGTGATCGGCTACATCCCGGGCGAGGGGCATAACCTGCAGGAGCACTCGGTGGTGATGATCCGCGGCGGCCGCGTCAAGGACTTGCCGGGCGTCCGTTACCACATCCTGCGCGGTGTGCTCGATACGCAGGGCGTCAAGGATCGTAAGCAGCGCCGGTCGAAATACGGCGCCAAGCGGCCGAAGTAA
- the rpsG gene encoding 30S ribosomal protein S7, with amino-acid sequence MSRRHSAEKRDIIPDPKFGDIVVTKFMNSIMRDGKKSAAEAIVYGAFDVIEDKTRQEPVSIFHQALDNVMPQIEVRSRRVGGATYQVPVEVRSERRQALAIRWLITAARGRNERTMVERLSGELLDASNNRGNAVKKREDTHRMAEANRAFSHYRW; translated from the coding sequence ATGTCTCGTCGCCACAGTGCAGAGAAGCGCGATATTATTCCGGACCCGAAGTTCGGCGATATCGTCGTCACCAAGTTCATGAACTCGATCATGCGCGACGGCAAGAAGTCGGCCGCAGAGGCGATCGTCTACGGCGCCTTCGACGTGATCGAGGACAAGACCCGGCAGGAGCCGGTGTCGATCTTCCATCAGGCGCTCGACAACGTCATGCCGCAGATCGAAGTGCGCTCCCGGCGCGTCGGCGGCGCGACCTACCAGGTGCCGGTCGAGGTTCGTTCCGAGCGCCGCCAGGCGCTGGCCATCCGCTGGCTGATCACGGCGGCGCGCGGCCGCAACGAGCGGACGATGGTCGAGCGGCTGTCCGGCGAACTGCTGGACGCCTCCAACAACCGCGGCAACGCGGTGAAGAAGCGCGAAGACACGCACCGCATGGCGGAAGCGAACCGCGCCTTCTCCCATTACCGCTGGTAG